The following are encoded together in the Oncorhynchus masou masou isolate Uvic2021 chromosome 5, UVic_Omas_1.1, whole genome shotgun sequence genome:
- the LOC135540026 gene encoding von Willebrand factor A domain-containing protein 1-like isoform X2, whose translation MMGWFGFSCLLFGVLLRPSNTQNVVPDAALNCCEGDILLLLDSSGSVSSYEFSRLLRFLSELLLPFSLGQGQVRVGLLQVGTEPHLEFGLDAHSTQPGLQGALQRTRQLQGDTNTEAALILAQGLLARTGAVDETKLPKVLVWLTDGVEPGVVDVPMAELRTAGVSVLAVSTGHGNYQVLRRVVSAPIESHLYFVDIDDISIITEDLREVIIELICAEGLRVVEVSSHSAVLQWRPVLSANTGFYEVHYNSMLPGGGKGQPSGGASSGVQYHRRTLPGDASWVKLSGLQPDTSYTASLTPKSNQDYLNTLSANFTTLPEVLSPAVVTVSDSGPDRVRVSWGPLQPEQVQRYQIEYGALPSGQVHMVMLHGHQNTTLLTGLEQETQYLVTISALYSTGKEKALSVKACTQEVLPALADLQLTPVGRDEVQVRWRGHEEGLRGYWLSWEMV comes from the exons ctcTGAACTGTTGTGAAGGGGACATCCTGCTCCTGTTGGATTCTTCAGGAAGTGTGTCATCCTATGAGTTCTCTCGCCTGCTGCGCTTCCTGTCTGAGCTGCTCCTCCCCTTCTCACTTGGGCAAGGCCAGGTAAGGGTGGGTTTGCTGCAGGTGGGCACTGAGCCACACCTGGAGTTTGGTCTGGACGCCCACAGCACCCAGCCTGGCCTACAGGGGGCACTGCAGAGAACCAGGCAGCTCCAGGGGGACACCAACACTGAGGCTGCCCTCATACTGGCACAGGGGCTGCTAGCCAGGACTGGAGCTGTGGATGAAACAAAGCTCCCTAAGGTGCTGGTGTGGCTAACGGATGGGGTAGAGCCGGGCGTGGTGGATGTACCAATGGCAGAGCTGAGAACGGCGGGTGTGTCCGTGCTGGCTGTCTCTACAGGACATGGGAACTACCAGGTGCTGCGGAGGGTGGTGTCCGCACCCATCGAGTCCCACCTGTACTTTGTGGACATCGATGACATCAGCATCATCACAGAGGACCTGAGGGAGGTCATCATTG aGCTGATCTGTGCCGAGGGCCTGCGGGTGGTAGAGGTGTCCTCCCACAGTGCCGTGCTGCAGTGGCGTCCTGTCCTCAGCGCCAACACAGGCTTCTATGAGGTCCACTATAATTCTATGCTGCCAGGTGGCGGGAAGGGTCAGCCTAGTGGCGGGGCCAGCAGCGGGGTGCAGTACCACAGACGGACCCTCCCTGGGGATGCCAGCTGGGTAAAGCTGAGTGGTCTGCAACCAGACACCAGCTACACTGCCTCCCTCACCCCAAAGTCCAACCAGGACTACCTCAACACCCTCAGTGCCAACTTCACCACACTGCCCG AGGTGTTGAGCCCAGCAGTGGTCACGGTGTCAGACTCAGGTCCTGACAGGGTGCGAGTGAGCTGGGGTCCTCTGCAGCCTGAGCAGGTCCAGAGGTACCAGATAGAGTATGGCGCTCTACCCAGTGGACAGGTCCACATGGTTATGCTACATGGACATCAGAATACCACTCTGCTCACTGGTCTAGAGCAAGAGACACAATACCTGGTCACCATCAGCGCCCTGTACTCCACTGGCAAAGAGAAGGCTTTGTCTGTCAAGGCCTGCACTCAGGAGG tGCTGCCTGCCCTGGCTGACCTCCAGCTGACCCCCGTGGGGCGAGATGAGGTGCAGGTCCGGTGGAGAGGCCACGAAGAGGGTCTGAGGGGGTACTGGCTCAGCTGGGAGATGG TTTAG
- the LOC135540026 gene encoding von Willebrand factor A domain-containing protein 1-like isoform X1 has translation MMGWFGFSCLLFGVLLRPSNTQNVVPDAALNCCEGDILLLLDSSGSVSSYEFSRLLRFLSELLLPFSLGQGQVRVGLLQVGTEPHLEFGLDAHSTQPGLQGALQRTRQLQGDTNTEAALILAQGLLARTGAVDETKLPKVLVWLTDGVEPGVVDVPMAELRTAGVSVLAVSTGHGNYQVLRRVVSAPIESHLYFVDIDDISIITEDLREVIIELICAEGLRVVEVSSHSAVLQWRPVLSANTGFYEVHYNSMLPGGGKGQPSGGASSGVQYHRRTLPGDASWVKLSGLQPDTSYTASLTPKSNQDYLNTLSANFTTLPEVLSPAVVTVSDSGPDRVRVSWGPLQPEQVQRYQIEYGALPSGQVHMVMLHGHQNTTLLTGLEQETQYLVTISALYSTGKEKALSVKACTQEVLPALADLQLTPVGRDEVQVRWRGHEEGLRGYWLSWEMGETEIPSRPASSSLYLLPGSLSTLLTHLAPSSRVCVSPVYRTALGEGLCCTTHTQTGLTLRTQPHTHTGLPALYWT, from the exons ctcTGAACTGTTGTGAAGGGGACATCCTGCTCCTGTTGGATTCTTCAGGAAGTGTGTCATCCTATGAGTTCTCTCGCCTGCTGCGCTTCCTGTCTGAGCTGCTCCTCCCCTTCTCACTTGGGCAAGGCCAGGTAAGGGTGGGTTTGCTGCAGGTGGGCACTGAGCCACACCTGGAGTTTGGTCTGGACGCCCACAGCACCCAGCCTGGCCTACAGGGGGCACTGCAGAGAACCAGGCAGCTCCAGGGGGACACCAACACTGAGGCTGCCCTCATACTGGCACAGGGGCTGCTAGCCAGGACTGGAGCTGTGGATGAAACAAAGCTCCCTAAGGTGCTGGTGTGGCTAACGGATGGGGTAGAGCCGGGCGTGGTGGATGTACCAATGGCAGAGCTGAGAACGGCGGGTGTGTCCGTGCTGGCTGTCTCTACAGGACATGGGAACTACCAGGTGCTGCGGAGGGTGGTGTCCGCACCCATCGAGTCCCACCTGTACTTTGTGGACATCGATGACATCAGCATCATCACAGAGGACCTGAGGGAGGTCATCATTG aGCTGATCTGTGCCGAGGGCCTGCGGGTGGTAGAGGTGTCCTCCCACAGTGCCGTGCTGCAGTGGCGTCCTGTCCTCAGCGCCAACACAGGCTTCTATGAGGTCCACTATAATTCTATGCTGCCAGGTGGCGGGAAGGGTCAGCCTAGTGGCGGGGCCAGCAGCGGGGTGCAGTACCACAGACGGACCCTCCCTGGGGATGCCAGCTGGGTAAAGCTGAGTGGTCTGCAACCAGACACCAGCTACACTGCCTCCCTCACCCCAAAGTCCAACCAGGACTACCTCAACACCCTCAGTGCCAACTTCACCACACTGCCCG AGGTGTTGAGCCCAGCAGTGGTCACGGTGTCAGACTCAGGTCCTGACAGGGTGCGAGTGAGCTGGGGTCCTCTGCAGCCTGAGCAGGTCCAGAGGTACCAGATAGAGTATGGCGCTCTACCCAGTGGACAGGTCCACATGGTTATGCTACATGGACATCAGAATACCACTCTGCTCACTGGTCTAGAGCAAGAGACACAATACCTGGTCACCATCAGCGCCCTGTACTCCACTGGCAAAGAGAAGGCTTTGTCTGTCAAGGCCTGCACTCAGGAGG tGCTGCCTGCCCTGGCTGACCTCCAGCTGACCCCCGTGGGGCGAGATGAGGTGCAGGTCCGGTGGAGAGGCCACGAAGAGGGTCTGAGGGGGTACTGGCTCAGCTGGGAGATGGGTGAGACAGAGATCCCCTCCCGCCCTGCGTCCTCTTCCCTATACCTGCTCCCTGGCTCCTTGTCCACGCTGCTCACACACCTGGCCCCCAGCAGCCGAGTGTGTGTGTCCCCTGTCTACCGCACAGCCCTGGGAGAGGGGCTCtgctgcaccacacacacacaaactggtcTGACACTacgcacacagccacacacacacacaggtctcccAGCCTTATATTGGACTTGA